A single window of Streptomyces sp. NBC_00464 DNA harbors:
- a CDS encoding type I polyketide synthase has protein sequence MNQPTADTGDVRALLAQAARTISTLRAKVDEQRTALRAPVAVVGIGCRFPGGANSPEDMWRMLDRGTDAIGPFPRDRWETASYYDPDPETPATAYVLDGGFLNSVDTFDSALFGIAPAEAAGMDPQQRIALEVAWQALEDAAIPPDGLDGSRTGVFMGASTSDYVRMRQQFGAPEGIDAYQILGENSFIAGRIAHTFGLRGPAQVVDTACSSSLLAVRQACQSLRLGETDLALAGGVNVILSPYGFVLVSKAGAVARDGRCKSFDAAADGYGRGEGCGVVVLKRLSDALADGDRVLAVIRGGAVNHDGHASGISVPSAEAQQDVVTAALEDAGLLAGQVGYVEAHGTGTPLGDPIELRGLHQVLGSRRPDGFPLVVGSVKSNIGHLEAAAGIAGLIKAVLTVRYGRIPASLHFRTPNPNVDWDRLHVSVAAAPTPWPSDGQPRVAGVSSFGASGTNVHLLVEEPPPTPRPDTAAEPGDTLPARPAELVVLSARGEDALRELARHWARHLDAHPDTPLPAVARTAATGRAAQRMRAAFTADTLPDLSTRLRAFADGEGPEPRRARRPQRAKVAFLFPGQGSQYAGMGRQLHDTEPVFRRAFDRCADLLATHGERTLKDVVFAPDGDDLARTSWTQPALFAVEYALAELWQSWGVRPSALIGHSVGEYAAACVAGAVDLPDALRLIALRGRLMESVRTPGAMLALPLGEEDALRAIGGRTGLVSLAAVNGPRDTVLSGAADAIEEIAAELAAEGVSGRRLAVSHAFHSPLLDPVLGAIQEAAATVEFREPRIPVHSNLTGQPLDRATLADPSYWARHARLPVRFHEGLLALVGSGVGALIETGPGRTLLGLTARTLSDQDTDPVLRLPSLRRNSPENAQILDSLGHLFTWGAPVDLTALHTPDTPRHVPLPTYAFQRRRLSFPLAPQTAVAAPGSTPNTPDLTPDLHGDTLRYTVTWQQAPAPAPGGTPAGRTLLLADSGGVAEDLAAHLTARGGEVVTARLTTADDPGHGPLTVPADDPARLRALLAEHAPLDRVVHLASLDVPPGDTVTAGDLAHARVTGPEAAVHLLRALADGAATGPDGPPRLWLVTRGAQAAREKDDTTGLAGGMLVGLGKVAALEQSALWGGSIDLDPDGDGTADLADELVHSGEEDEIALRAGERLVPRLVPQPPTGTAPDTGPAPLRPDASYLITGGLGGLGLTLAGWLADRGARHIVLTGRSGLPPRDQWDALTVTGPSDAPGPEDPVAGRIRAVRDLEHRGVRVTVARADVTDEAAMREILTAAAAEGRPVRGVVHAAGLAGAQNIDEADPAELHAVLRPKVEGAWTLHRLLAGSEPDFFVLMSSIASVWGSAHLAAYAAANRFLDGLAAHRRATGRPALSISWGPWNIASGLGGDDLLARLEALGLRALDAATGLEQLGGLMGSGHAHAVVSGADWDTLKPLLESRRARPLLAGIRAAEPGGTAAGPSPLLSRVLTAPADRHEDLLDSYVRDTLADQLGVSRTEITDAIDLLDMGLDSLGVTQLITRYRKDLALRLEPRPFFEIPAVGWGRLLAGEVARQHPAPQAP, from the coding sequence ATGAACCAACCCACCGCCGACACCGGCGACGTGCGGGCCCTGCTCGCCCAGGCCGCACGCACCATCTCCACCCTGCGCGCCAAGGTGGACGAACAGCGCACCGCCCTGCGTGCCCCGGTCGCCGTCGTCGGCATCGGCTGCCGCTTCCCCGGCGGTGCGAACTCGCCCGAGGACATGTGGCGGATGCTCGACCGTGGAACCGACGCCATCGGCCCGTTTCCCCGGGACCGTTGGGAGACCGCCTCCTACTACGACCCCGACCCCGAGACACCCGCGACCGCCTACGTTCTGGACGGCGGATTCCTCAACAGCGTCGACACCTTCGACTCCGCCCTGTTCGGCATCGCGCCGGCCGAGGCCGCGGGCATGGACCCGCAGCAGCGCATCGCCCTCGAAGTGGCCTGGCAGGCCCTGGAGGACGCCGCGATACCCCCGGACGGCCTCGACGGCTCACGTACCGGTGTCTTCATGGGGGCGAGCACCAGCGACTACGTCCGTATGCGCCAGCAGTTCGGCGCCCCCGAGGGGATCGACGCCTACCAGATCCTCGGCGAGAACAGCTTCATCGCCGGCCGCATCGCCCACACCTTCGGACTGCGCGGCCCCGCCCAGGTCGTCGACACCGCCTGCTCCTCCTCGCTGCTCGCGGTCCGCCAGGCCTGCCAGTCACTGCGCCTCGGTGAGACCGACCTCGCCCTCGCCGGCGGCGTCAACGTCATCCTTTCGCCGTACGGTTTCGTCCTGGTCAGCAAGGCCGGGGCAGTCGCCCGCGACGGACGCTGCAAGAGCTTCGACGCCGCCGCCGACGGCTACGGACGCGGCGAGGGCTGCGGCGTCGTGGTCCTCAAACGCCTGTCCGACGCCCTCGCCGACGGCGACCGCGTCCTGGCGGTGATCCGTGGCGGCGCCGTCAACCACGACGGACACGCCAGCGGCATCTCCGTACCCAGCGCCGAGGCGCAGCAGGACGTGGTCACCGCCGCGCTGGAGGATGCCGGCCTGCTCGCCGGGCAGGTCGGATACGTCGAGGCCCACGGCACCGGAACCCCCCTCGGTGACCCCATCGAACTGCGCGGCCTGCACCAGGTCCTGGGCAGCCGGCGACCGGACGGGTTCCCCTTGGTCGTCGGCTCGGTGAAGTCCAACATCGGCCACCTGGAGGCGGCCGCCGGAATCGCCGGACTGATCAAGGCGGTGCTCACGGTCCGGTACGGACGGATCCCCGCCAGTCTCCACTTCCGCACCCCCAACCCCAACGTGGACTGGGACCGGCTGCACGTGTCCGTCGCCGCCGCGCCGACCCCCTGGCCCTCGGACGGGCAGCCCCGCGTGGCCGGCGTGAGCTCGTTCGGAGCCAGCGGCACCAACGTCCACCTGCTGGTCGAGGAACCGCCCCCCACCCCCCGCCCGGATACCGCCGCAGAACCGGGGGACACCCTCCCCGCGCGCCCGGCCGAACTCGTCGTCCTCTCCGCCCGCGGCGAGGACGCGCTGCGGGAACTCGCCCGCCACTGGGCCCGCCACCTCGACGCCCACCCCGACACCCCCCTGCCCGCCGTCGCCCGCACCGCCGCCACCGGACGCGCGGCGCAGCGGATGCGCGCGGCCTTCACCGCCGACACCCTGCCGGACCTCAGCACCCGCCTGCGTGCCTTCGCCGACGGCGAGGGCCCCGAACCGCGTCGCGCGCGCCGGCCGCAGCGTGCCAAGGTCGCCTTCCTCTTCCCCGGCCAGGGAAGCCAGTACGCCGGAATGGGCCGGCAGCTCCACGACACCGAGCCCGTCTTCCGCCGGGCGTTCGACCGATGCGCCGACCTGCTCGCCACCCATGGTGAACGCACGTTGAAGGACGTGGTGTTCGCACCCGACGGTGACGACCTGGCCCGCACTTCCTGGACCCAGCCGGCCCTGTTCGCTGTCGAGTACGCCCTGGCCGAACTCTGGCAGTCCTGGGGCGTGCGGCCGTCCGCTCTCATCGGACACAGCGTGGGGGAGTACGCCGCCGCGTGCGTCGCCGGCGCCGTCGACCTGCCGGACGCCCTGCGCCTGATCGCCCTGCGCGGCCGGCTGATGGAGAGCGTACGTACCCCCGGCGCGATGCTCGCCCTGCCTCTCGGCGAGGAGGACGCCCTGCGCGCCATCGGCGGGCGCACCGGCCTCGTCTCGCTCGCCGCCGTCAACGGCCCCCGCGACACCGTGCTGTCCGGCGCCGCCGACGCCATCGAGGAGATAGCCGCCGAACTCGCCGCCGAGGGAGTCTCGGGCCGCCGCCTCGCCGTCTCGCACGCATTCCACTCACCTCTGCTCGACCCCGTGCTCGGCGCCATCCAGGAGGCCGCCGCCACCGTCGAGTTCCGCGAGCCACGCATCCCCGTCCACTCCAACCTCACCGGCCAGCCACTGGACCGCGCGACCCTCGCCGACCCCTCCTACTGGGCCCGGCACGCACGCCTGCCGGTCCGCTTCCACGAGGGACTGCTCGCGCTCGTCGGCTCCGGCGTGGGCGCGCTCATCGAGACCGGCCCCGGACGCACCCTCCTCGGCCTCACCGCCCGCACCCTGTCCGACCAGGACACCGACCCCGTGCTCCGGCTCCCCTCGCTACGCCGCAACTCCCCGGAGAACGCCCAGATCCTGGACAGCCTCGGCCACCTGTTCACCTGGGGCGCGCCGGTCGACCTCACCGCCCTGCACACTCCCGACACCCCCCGCCACGTCCCCCTGCCCACCTACGCCTTCCAGCGCCGCCGCCTGTCCTTCCCGCTCGCTCCGCAGACCGCCGTCGCCGCTCCGGGCAGCACCCCGAACACCCCGGACCTCACCCCGGACCTCCACGGTGACACCCTGCGGTACACCGTCACCTGGCAGCAGGCCCCCGCCCCGGCCCCCGGCGGGACACCGGCCGGCCGCACGCTGCTCCTGGCCGACTCCGGCGGCGTCGCCGAGGACCTGGCCGCCCACCTCACCGCCCGCGGCGGTGAGGTCGTCACCGCCCGGCTCACCACCGCCGACGATCCCGGGCACGGCCCCCTGACCGTGCCCGCCGACGACCCCGCCCGGCTGCGCGCCCTGCTGGCCGAACACGCCCCGCTGGACCGCGTGGTCCACCTGGCCTCCCTCGACGTCCCCCCGGGTGACACGGTCACCGCCGGCGACCTCGCCCATGCCCGTGTCACCGGCCCGGAGGCCGCCGTCCACCTGCTCCGGGCACTCGCCGACGGCGCGGCCACGGGCCCCGACGGCCCGCCGCGGCTCTGGCTCGTCACCCGCGGCGCCCAGGCCGCACGCGAGAAGGACGACACCACCGGACTCGCCGGCGGCATGCTCGTCGGCCTGGGCAAGGTGGCCGCCCTCGAACAGTCGGCCCTCTGGGGCGGCAGCATCGACCTGGACCCCGACGGCGACGGCACCGCGGACCTCGCCGACGAACTGGTGCACTCCGGCGAAGAGGACGAGATCGCCCTGCGGGCCGGCGAACGCCTCGTGCCCCGGCTCGTCCCCCAACCGCCCACGGGCACGGCACCGGACACCGGACCGGCCCCCCTGCGCCCCGACGCCTCCTATCTCATCACCGGCGGCCTCGGCGGCCTCGGCCTGACCCTCGCCGGGTGGCTCGCCGACCGCGGCGCCCGCCACATCGTTCTCACCGGACGCTCGGGACTGCCACCGCGCGACCAGTGGGACGCGCTCACCGTCACCGGGCCGTCCGACGCACCCGGCCCCGAGGACCCGGTCGCCGGCCGCATCCGCGCCGTACGCGACCTGGAACACCGCGGTGTCCGCGTCACCGTCGCCCGCGCCGACGTCACCGACGAAGCCGCCATGCGCGAGATACTCACCGCCGCTGCCGCCGAGGGACGCCCGGTACGTGGCGTCGTGCACGCCGCCGGCCTCGCCGGGGCACAGAACATCGACGAGGCCGACCCCGCCGAACTGCACGCCGTTCTGCGGCCCAAGGTCGAGGGCGCGTGGACCCTCCACCGGTTGCTGGCCGGGAGCGAACCGGACTTCTTCGTCCTGATGTCCTCCATCGCCTCCGTCTGGGGATCGGCACACCTGGCCGCCTACGCCGCCGCCAACCGCTTCCTGGACGGCCTGGCCGCCCACCGCCGTGCCACCGGCCGCCCCGCACTCAGCATCAGCTGGGGGCCGTGGAACATCGCCAGCGGCCTCGGCGGCGACGATCTGCTGGCCCGCCTGGAAGCCCTCGGCCTGCGTGCGCTGGACGCCGCCACCGGACTGGAACAGCTCGGCGGCCTGATGGGCTCCGGCCACGCCCACGCGGTGGTCTCCGGCGCCGACTGGGACACCCTCAAACCCCTCCTGGAGTCCCGCCGCGCCCGGCCCCTGCTGGCCGGCATCCGGGCCGCCGAACCCGGCGGGACCGCCGCCGGGCCCTCCCCACTGCTGAGCCGCGTTCTCACCGCCCCGGCGGACCGGCACGAGGACCTCCTCGACAGCTACGTCCGCGACACGCTCGCCGACCAGCTCGGCGTGTCACGTACCGAGATCACCGACGCCATCGACCTGCTCGACATGGGCCTGGACTCCCTCGGCGTCACCCAGCTCATCACCCGCTACCGCAAGGACCTGGCCCTGCGCCTGGAACCGCGGCCCTTCTTCGAGATCCCGGCCGTCGGCTGGGGACGGCTGCTCGCCGGGGAAGTCGCCCGCCAGCACCCCGCGCCCCAGGCTCCCTGA